Part of the Vigna angularis cultivar LongXiaoDou No.4 chromosome 1, ASM1680809v1, whole genome shotgun sequence genome, agaagagaaaagaagtcCTCAGTTTTCAAACATGGATGTCTTACATCTCATAGTTGCAACTAATACACAAGCATTTAGAACTATGCAAAAAAGAGGTCGAATATAAAGTAGAGCGATCTCTGTTTCTACCTAAGAATTTACACCCACATTTATCCTACTAATTACACCATAAACAAAGCTTCCAAATATCGTCCACCATAGACAGGCAGGAGAAGTAGATCCTTGTGCTAGCTATCGTTAATCTGGCTGATGAAAAATTGTCATGTAAAGATGGATCTAACTTGAAAGTACGTTAGGAACTATGCTTCAGGATATGCTTACAATAATCTCAAAGCAACAACTCTTAGCTACTTATATTCAATTCGACCTTCTTTTCTACCATGCAAATGACGTGGAAATACCTCTTCTGGGTTACCACTCTCTTCATTAGCAACTCTAGTCACAATTCTTAAAGGATGAGCCTCCGTGTTGAACACCCATTCATCCAGGGAAATGACTGATGAAGGCGAAAACAACAGATAAAGATACTTTAGTGTTTCTGAAAGGAAGTAGCTCTGCATCATATTATCTTTCTGCCCAGTAGTCACCTAAGCATTTAGTCACAGTTTGTTTAGCAGTGCACCATGCATAAAACAGCTAAATGCTTCTATGTACTCATTTGCTTTATAAATTCTATGCattgaagaaaattaaagaaaaaagtatgAGTATGATCGAGTTTGATACAACATTCATAACTTATGATTATTATGACAACTATATATGTCAAACTAAATAACAGCAAAGTGAGAAAAGTTAACAGATGCATGCACAACTTCTCCAAGCGTGAGAGTAAATCATGTAGGATAAATATTGAAGAGTTATGAATTTCTTACATCTTTGAGTCCGACATATCCTGTTTCGATCCGAGTATTGTTTTCAAATGCTTGGAAAATATTCCAACCCCATTCCTGGTATGTTTTGTTTCCAGTGAAACGCCAGAGGTAGAATAATGACTCAATTGTTTCAGGCCTTTGGATATTCCACGTGGTACCAACACTCATATCCTACAGTTTCATAACCTTAGAACAAAACGTCTTTGGAATTTCACAAACAATGTTAGAATTTAAGGTTCAAACCTCTCCATCGCGAAAGTAATAGTTCTCTCCTGCCAATTTAGTTGGTGTTGATTGGTAAAAGTTGTAACAAGTCCATACAAGCTGCGAGCAACAAGAAGAAGAATCGGAATTCATCGTaagtttgaaagaaaaatggaagCTCAAACCTATATTTTAAGCATAAATTAGTAATTATCGTCACAATAGAAGTTATTTCTTtgggaaaaattatttaatattccGTCAAAACTGAAACCTTGGGTGTATGATTCTTTGGTTGAAAgagaaaatacaaatacaacATGGTTCTTCATTATGTTCTGAATAATGTTTCCAATTCCAAGTGAAGAGGCAAGAAAAAGTGTGATGTTGATTTTCGGAAGAATCAGCAGCACATAAATTTAATAGCTTAAGCTTTTAAGAGAATAAGTACTCTGGTATTATATTTctaggaagaaaaaaagagggTCACCTCCTCTGCAAGTGACAGATATTTTTCAGCTTCTCCAGGGCCATAGGTTGAAGATCCCAAAGCCAACATTCCAGGAACAAAACAAGCTAACTCGTCCATCTGAAAAGGACACCAAgtcaaatattcttttaatgtCGTACTCAGCtaagactaaaataaatatctttttcaaataacaCCTTATCAAAGACTGCATTTCCAAGCTTCTCGGATATGTATGCAAAAGACGAAGGTGTTGACTTTTTAATCAAGCTTTGAAGACCTATCATTGATTTCTCCCACATTTCCCTGATCCACCATTAGCTCACACATTTCAAATATGGTTCTATGTGTGTCTCTTAGCTCAAAAGTTTGAACTTTCATATTAAAGTGGTTTGCTAAATGTGTGTTTTTGTAGAATATGCATTATGGATGAAAGGTATTCCATAATACTTTGGCTTCTTCCAAAAGTCTATGGCAACAAAATATGTACATGGTGAACTAGAGTTAGGTATACTTTGTAAGAAAAATCAACATTGAAAGCTCATTACCTGTAAAATGCTACAGCTTCAGTTTTATTTCCTTGTATCCAGGCCTTGAGTAGGTACTCATAAAAGCTGCAACATATAAATGGGTAACCTTATTAAGCATGTgaacaataaaatgatagaaaaatgtCAAGCAGACTGTAACCCAATGAAGGTTAAgcatgtttatatttattccaCGTTCCCAAAAAACATAGCACATGAATATCAAGAGTTTAGCAGAAACTTACACAAAATTGGAATTGAATTTTACTTGAAGACTTAAGTGGCCAACAATTACAAGATCATAATGCAATAATGATGTTAGCAAATTTTGTAAGTCTCATACCTGTCACCCATGGCACCAAATGTAACTGATCCACCTGTTTGAGTTCCAGTAAGTGGATTAAGGTATATAGGAAGTAACCCATCATCCGGAAAATCTTTATGAAGCCCCTTGATGACCTTTTCTGcctgaaattattattatgacaTTCTTGAAATCAATATGCTTAGTAATTTTTAGTTATGTTGTGGGTTTGAATTCCACTGATAAAAAATGTTTAGTAATATGAAGGAAAAGCAGTAAAATGTCACCTTTTCTTGGTACTTGGGGTCTTTTGTCCTTTGAGAGAGAGCAATGAATTCGAGTTGTTCGGAACCAGAATCCGCAAGAATACTGTTTCCCTAGTAATAAAGAACGACCAATCAAGAACATAAAACAATCTACAATAAATCACAATATATGTAACAATGAGATGCAACTAAAATTTGCAAGACAACACACCATATGATATGTTGTATTACCAAACGCAGAATGAGAGTTCTATAGAAGGACAGTAAATTTTCAAGACCAAAACAAAAGACATTGATATGATCATCAGGCAATCAAAGAATGCCTTATCAGTCAGTGATGATGGAGGTGAACATGATCCAAATATTCAAGTCAAacaacaattgaaaaaaaacaaaactcaagTCATGTTATAAATATCTAGTAACAGAATATTATCAGTGATTAGAAATGATTTTGATAGAAAGCTGCGATTCTGTGTTATGACATTAACTCTAGACAAATAAATGAAGTAACATAGTGATGACAAAACATACCCGCGCCCATGCAGGGTTATTTGTATTGCCAAATGCCAAGTTAATTCTATTGTAGGGGATTCCTGAAGCTGTATTCCATGCAGGCAACAACTTATCTGCAATTTCTCTGGCCTTCTCTAGGAAAACTTTGTCACCAGAGAGATCATAAGCACTAAGAAGGCCACCCATCACTCTAAACCAAAATGATAGATAAATGAGACAAAAtgaattacaaagaaaaactgTTGCAATTTACAAAGCTACAACAACTGTTAGGTGGGGGAGGAAATTAGCATTTCAACAAAACTAAGATTGAACCTTCTAATTCAACCTTATGGTTGTCTCGAACACACTAACTTCAATGTTCTTCTCGAAAGACAATGATTCAGCAACCCACCTGCATTATTTATCTCATTAGATGCTTATAATGTGTTCGATTCTTTACTACAAAAACGatcctttctctttttcctttttttttccaattcaaCTTGTAGCAAAAGTAGAAAAGAACAAACACTTTCAAGCAGACACAGTGGATTGCAAAATCAAAtgtactaaaaataaaatacaactcACTCTCTAGCTCTATTAAATTGATCATCAAGACCCATCACAAATAATGTGTCAAGTGAATCTACTATAGTTGCCCCTAGACCGCCAAAACTGTCAACACCATTCATTGATTGTGGCTGTTCAAGGAATAGCAAACTAATTAGTTGCATAGTTTTAATTTGACTATTCTAAACTGTATGATATTATAGCATAAAACATAAATGGATTTAGAAAGGAACATGCAGACACACTTTGTTATTGCTTCTCCTAATGTGTATAATAGGTAAATTTCAGTTGTAGAAAGAATTTGCATATATTATTCTGTCCTTCGTTGATCAAAATTTGAATGAAGtgtcatttattattatgtCAAAGAAATACCTATTTTTCAAAGTTCAATGGCTTATCCAAAAGGGTTGCCTCCTCCTCAAGCAACAAGCATATAACACTCATCATATCAAGTAGTGGATTAAGTAAAaggttaagaaaatattatgaaaaaccTTAAGTTCATCCTTTCCCCACGCATACGTTTCATAAGATGTCCAAGCATGAAGCATggcatcttttattttatctcttcGTTGTTTGCTGATAGGATCTTCTTCAACATAAATATCCTTAGCGAATTTATTGACTTCCTCCTCATTCTGAATACTTTCTGCCGAGTCTTTCATGTGGCCTTTTATATCTTCTATCTGCAATTTCAAATAACTCAAACCAAGTCAATTACCACGAaggcacaaaaacaaaaatttgaaagtatAACAAAGAACCCTGTAGATAACAAAAATCTGCACATCTTACTGAATTCTGCAAGCGTGTAACCTcttctttcaatttcaaaatgtCATCCTAGCACcagacaaagaaaaagaaaacagtttAAAGAATATTTCAAGAACCAAACTTTCAAAAGATTACATAACCAAGATTAAAATACGTAAATCAACACATTATTAACCATGATCAAATAGACTATTCAAATCGAAAACACTAACAAGGGATGAGATGAGACAAGAATACAAAGCAAGATGGCACCCCTTCCATCCCTTTTAACATCAGAACTTATTTCTTTTACAAGACAACAACCAAtgcaattaatataaaagatgaaaaaaagtcATGTAGGATTTATAATGAAAATGGAAATTTCTTGGTTAATTTAGGAGaagatgagaaaagaaaatgaaagaaccTGCTGTCCACTGCTGAGTGATTTGCGGTCATAGAGTAGCCATGTAAGTGAAACGCAGACGATAAGGACCATTGCGAGTCGTTTAGGTCTCTTAATGTAATAACGAGGTTGCAAATACCTCCATGcagagatggaggaagatgaatAAGAAGACTTTTTACCCATTTGTTTGAGAATGTTGAATGAAcccagaagaaaaaaatgagtggGAGAAAGAGATGAAGCATTAATAGTGTGTTATTGGAAGAGAAAGAATGATAAGAAAGATATCATTTGTAATGGGTGATGGTGCAAATGCATGCGTAAGTTGTAACCTCAACGTAAAAATAGGACGCAGTAAATGTCGGAGGATATTTTCAACCTTCCCCTCTCTTTTACATCACTCTTTGTCTTCATCATTCTCAACCTTcacttaattcattttttttaatttcaatttttaaatgcttttcttataaataatttaacatattttccCACTAGTACCTTTTCAATTACCTTATTTCATCCATATTTACCATTTAATAAAACGTTAAACgtgttaaaaatttattactgtattattattttgttctaaTCCAagaattttaaacataaattataatcaagtatatttttagaatctttattctttttttaatagtataaatattcatatttttatataaaaactttatttactgCCAATATGAATATTTACATATGAAATTGTCTTCGTGATTAATTTTTTACagtttagaaaaaatatatttcttatagaataatataaataaataattaaattaaattattaaaattttcaaaactaaattaatattaaaaaaaatgtaaggaTTTGAAATCATATTTGTATCATTTTAGAGATAATATGATTTAATAGgcttaaaataacataatatcaatttaaattcattaataacattatttttatcatttaaaatttgaaacattataCAATTCTACTTCTTGacctaaattaatatttatttacataattaaattatttgtggataaatgtttttaagtgtataacttttttacaaatataattcacaatatataaatatttttaatatatagattatattttagatatgtAATTAGTAAGTTGTGAGTTATACGAGGATCAACATGATGTTAGTCTGACACTGGATTTGTCCTATTATATGGTTATAAAAAGAATGAGGATTACTCCCTGCACGTTGCTTCTTGCaccactttattttttttaaatattttatactttcacttcttttcttaaacggatgtcgacattcgttgaagaaaaaaaaaatcttcaacggatgtgccacatccgttgagtttttcttttagtttttagttttttaatttattatattttaaattaatatataaatattatttaatttttttaaaattattacttaattatttataaatcaattttattttatttaataaaatatttattattaaatttaatttatgtattattatttaaataataattaattttttttaaaatttattaaaatgaatatgcCACATccattgaagttttttttttttaatttttagttttttagtttattctattttaaatttatatatatatatataatttctttataattattacttaattatttttaaattaatattattttatttaataaaataattattattaatttaatttatgtattattatttaaataataattaaaatattttttaaaaatttattaaacggATGGGTcacatccgttgaagttttatttttttttaaataaaacaataaaataaaatataaaatatgtaaacggatgtcaacatctgttcACGGATGTCTATATTCGTTGAAGGCGAAagggatgttgacatccgttttacagCAAGACCAAATTAAGTATGGAATGGTGCATGGAGTATTTGATGGTGGTGGAAAGAGCAACACTCTAAAAAAATAGGTCACCCTGCACCAATTTGGAAAGCCCGTTTACTTAGGAAGTCCATTGAAATGGCCCACTTACTATGGATTTCAATATCACTAATGTAGAATTTGGGTGGTTGAACtatgataataatatttaaggATTCTTTTAAGGACTATATTATGTTGATACCCCCATTAAGTTatcttaaaaacaattattttattcatttttattaatcgaatataatcttttattattgttatgaaAAATTGTAAAGTAAACTATAAAAGATGggtatcaaaatataattttccctcttttaattgtgtttgagaagaagaaatttgattaagaatgacaaataaatttgtatatggAGATATATCTAGATATGTTATGATTTTGATAGAAGAATACTCTGATTGGATATATAAATGTGTCtataactaatatttaatttttttaaatgataattgttaTATCTTAAGAAACagaaatcttaattttatttaacgaAACTGTTTCCAAAACACACAAATTTATGATTATCGTAAAATTCacttgtatataattatatactcctttctataattattttgtaagtatgcaattattatttagtattacATTTTATACTGAAGTGTTCTAATAATGAGAACTGATACTAAAGAAATGTCGTAACAAAGTCATAccgatttatttatatattaaaagtaaacataaatGATAAgataattagtttatatatttatattacaatGTTTCGGTATAGGCTCAGGATTTTCCACAAAACACTCCATGTTTAAGTAATTCTGAATGTTTGTGTTAAAAAAGAAATCTTGATTATGCTTTAATATCTATGTTCTAATGATTAAGTTAATGATTAATCTAATTGGatcacaataaaattttaaattcataataaatataattatttatcattttgtttttaatctctattttcttatttttaacgtttatttataagttttaaaatggatttaaaattaataaaaacttaattacgTTCCAATAGTGATCAATTGATCGTTAATAACATTTACCAGTAATTTTGGTTAGAATTAATATTTACGAAGAATGATCGTTTGTTCGTTCTTTACTCTTTTATAACCGTGTGATTagcatattatttatataagttgCGTAACACTTGATTGTATCCTGGGGTGATCGTTCTTCCTTAAAAACCTCGTCCGGTTAGTTCTACGTCATGACCATATGGCCATACAGTAATTTGAATGTATATAAAATGTATGAAATGATttgctataaaaaaaaatataaattaaacgGTGAAGAGAATTGGTAAAGAgaagtaatttaaaatgatttagcATGGTATGTGTCGATGAGAGGTATGGAAGAAATAGAAAGTAGAAAGTGTAGGTTGGATAATGATAGAAATTAGGCAAAAGAAAAGATTGCGCGTAAACCTAAGCGTCATTTTACGCGTCACTTCCACGTAttactttaaagaaaaaaaaaagtgatatgaGATTCCATAATGTTTGAAGTGGTGAAGAGGATGGATTGGACGTGTTTTCCGGAACGATGGAGACGCAGGCAGAGATCTAAGTCAACGAAAAATGTGAGTGTGAGTAAAGCGTGTTGCAGCTCGACAATCTTACCATTTCATTCATTATTCAATCTGACTCACAATTATTCAAAATGGGAAATTCAAGTATACAGAGTTAATTAGACGGCTCGTGTTTCCTTCAGAGTTACACCTTTCATTCAACCAACTGTTTCCCTCCTCCTCATAGTCTACATAATCAATTACTACCTTTTCTttaccaatttttcttctttttttttttaattttacacatAAAACTATTATTAACTTCATCGTCTGCTTCATTTTTCAATagttactattattattaatcacAAAGACACTCTAAATTGAGTTGTTGACATTTATTTTGAGTCATTTAAGTGGATTTGCAATGATGGGTATGCAAGAGGAAGTGGGGAGAGTCTCTTCGGCTGGATGAGAAGAGAGGAGGGAAAGTCAAGTCACCATTCTATGAATTAACATGGGTGCTCCTATTTTGGTAAGATAAAAATTGAATTCTCGACTTCGCCACCAAATAGAATAGATTCTTAGTGGCACAAGTGTTTGGAGAATTGATTCTCCTTACTctcattttacaaaaattaattctcCTAAGTGTCACTCTGCAATATTTATGGTAATCTTGTGGGTTGCAGAAGAAGAACAATAAAGACCTATATTATAATCTTGCACCAGAGAAGAAGTTGTTGAAAACATGTATTGTAATCTTGAGCTAAAGACCTATGTACTAATCTTACGCTAGAGAAGAAGTTGTTCAAAACATGTGCTACATAGCAATTTCTCCATAAAAAGATGAAGAGGTTGTAGAAGAAGAAATTGTTAATAATAAGAagaacaataacaataataaaataataaaaatcattatatttgtCTGAGTTGGTCATCAAGACAAATCATCAACATTATCTCatgttttatgataaaatatacttaaatcaacttttttataatatgtaaaattataGTATGAtgatacaaaaaataattgaagattACTGTAGCCATAAATTATGAATCAAGtataatttattgttgtttattaGTTTATCTAGATTAGGATGTGTTGTAGTAGTCATACAATACACTTCTGATTAATCATGATggatataatatgtatatatttactCTTATGAAGTTATGTTGTGATTCTATTATAATGTAGGTTGGAAGaaaaaactttatattaaataaaaataaaaaaataaaaaagtgtgcAGCGGataaaaatccaaattaaatttgaagtaTGCTTGATTTGATTCTTCATCGATTTGATTCTTCATCGATTGCACATTTGACATTGATCAAACtgtaaagatatatttttatgttttcttcctATAGATTTGAATTCAATACCATTTCCCACtttcttttgtaatttatttGACTGGGCGTGATTCAACAATGGTGATACAAATTATTTGATTAGACATTAAAATGTCATAATTTTGTATCTTTATTCATATACAAGTACGGTAACAatcattattaatttgttttttctttactaAATCAGCATATTATGGATGCAGATTGAATTATAAGACATCCTGGagttatcttttttgttttatagaGAAAAATTAGTGTTGTGTTCTGACAGAAGGATCATAAAATTTTCACACAAGCGTGGAGTGTGAACGTGAGAAATATTTAGCATAAGTACCATTATGTCATGTTAAAAAGGGAAGTCGAATTTGGATTGTTTTTTGTGTTGTCATTATTtaagatatatattatttttattattttttaaatatcaatgtattttaaagaaataatatagaaactgaattcatgaaaatgtatttattatttaaatgaaatttgttttgtCGTTAGTTTTCAAATAATGTTACAGTATTACTAAACTAGTCAGGCAGCTTATGGTTTTGTTGAGAGTGATTCAAGCACAGGTGGCCGGTGGAAATAAAGCCAACCGTTGTCAATTATTTGTCAATAAAGTCAATGCCACCAAACGTGACACTCATAGACTCATACCATAGACTTCGTGGGAaccaaatttcaatttatatttagacaaaaagaatttcaaaattggGACTTCGTCGCGATTCAGACAGAACAATCAAAATATTACTTgtcattatttttgtta contains:
- the LOC108322714 gene encoding mannosyl-oligosaccharide 1,2-alpha-mannosidase MNS1 isoform X2, translated to MVLIVCVSLTWLLYDRKSLSSGQQDDILKLKEEVTRLQNSVSFKFLFLCLHSAESIQNEEEVNKFAKDIYVEEDPISKQRRDKIKDAMLHAWTSYETYAWGKDELKPQSMNGVDSFGGLGATIVDSLDTLFVMGLDDQFNRAREWVAESLSFEKNIEVSVFETTIRVMGGLLSAYDLSGDKVFLEKAREIADKLLPAWNTASGIPYNRINLAFGNTNNPAWARGNSILADSGSEQLEFIALSQRTKDPKYQEKAEKVIKGLHKDFPDDGLLPIYLNPLTGTQTGGSVTFGAMGDSFYEYLLKAWIQGNKTEAVAFYREMWEKSMIGLQSLIKKSTPSSFAYISEKLGNAVFDKMDELACFVPGMLALGSSTYGPGEAEKYLSLAEELVWTCYNFYQSTPTKLAGENYYFRDGEDMSVGTTWNIQRPETIESLFYLWRFTGNKTYQEWGWNIFQAFENNTRIETGYVGLKDVTTGQKDNMMQSYFLSETLKYLYLLFSPSSVISLDEWVFNTEAHPLRIVTRVANEESGNPEEVFPRHLHGRKEGRIEYK
- the LOC108322714 gene encoding mannosyl-oligosaccharide 1,2-alpha-mannosidase MNS1 isoform X1, whose product is MVLIVCVSLTWLLYDRKSLSSGQQDDILKLKEEVTRLQNSIEDIKGHMKDSAESIQNEEEVNKFAKDIYVEEDPISKQRRDKIKDAMLHAWTSYETYAWGKDELKPQSMNGVDSFGGLGATIVDSLDTLFVMGLDDQFNRAREWVAESLSFEKNIEVSVFETTIRVMGGLLSAYDLSGDKVFLEKAREIADKLLPAWNTASGIPYNRINLAFGNTNNPAWARGNSILADSGSEQLEFIALSQRTKDPKYQEKAEKVIKGLHKDFPDDGLLPIYLNPLTGTQTGGSVTFGAMGDSFYEYLLKAWIQGNKTEAVAFYREMWEKSMIGLQSLIKKSTPSSFAYISEKLGNAVFDKMDELACFVPGMLALGSSTYGPGEAEKYLSLAEELVWTCYNFYQSTPTKLAGENYYFRDGEDMSVGTTWNIQRPETIESLFYLWRFTGNKTYQEWGWNIFQAFENNTRIETGYVGLKDVTTGQKDNMMQSYFLSETLKYLYLLFSPSSVISLDEWVFNTEAHPLRIVTRVANEESGNPEEVFPRHLHGRKEGRIEYK